In Burkholderiales bacterium, the following proteins share a genomic window:
- a CDS encoding chemotaxis protein CheW, whose amino-acid sequence MNDDAMSAESRRILRARAEALARPIDPAPHGETAIEVLEFSLAHERYALEVRYVNSVEPLGQLAPLPCAPPFVAGIVNVRGRLLPVLDLKKFFDLPEQGLTDLHAVIVVSGRDMEFGLLADLIVGVRPVAAAGLQRELPTLTDIGAEYLKGVTAERLVVLDAARIMADPKIIVDEDI is encoded by the coding sequence ATGAATGACGATGCCATGAGCGCCGAGTCGCGCCGGATACTTCGCGCACGCGCCGAGGCGCTCGCGCGTCCGATCGATCCGGCGCCGCACGGCGAAACGGCGATCGAAGTGCTCGAATTCTCTCTCGCGCACGAGCGTTATGCGCTCGAGGTGCGCTACGTGAACTCGGTGGAGCCGCTCGGCCAGCTCGCGCCGCTCCCGTGCGCGCCGCCTTTCGTGGCCGGCATCGTCAACGTGCGGGGCCGGCTGCTCCCGGTGCTCGACCTGAAGAAATTCTTCGACTTGCCCGAGCAGGGGCTGACGGATCTGCACGCCGTCATCGTCGTGAGCGGCCGGGACATGGAGTTCGGCCTGCTCGCCGACCTCATCGTCGGCGTGCGGCCCGTTGCCGCCGCGGGCCTGCAGCGGGAGCTGCCGACGCTGACGGACATCGGCGCCGAATACCTGAAAGGGGTCACTGCCGAGCGGCTCGTCGTGCTCGACGCTGCGCGCATCATGGCCGACCCGAAGATCATCGTGGATGAGGACATCTGA
- a CDS encoding aldolase/citrate lyase family protein, with protein sequence MQTGNKVRKLLAEGRAVTGMILFTGSPMMIEMMAAAEVDFVIIDMEHSALDLDRAAHCIRAADAAGVTPFVRVPEVDAALIKKLLNLGCAGIALPHANRSNCLALLSAMRYAPLGERGACPMVRAAGYSRGDWSAYAHRANTETMAIPLLEDEASIADFDALAAMPGLDVYFVGPTDLAISLGVPGATFDEPKMRAALEKVVAAAKRHGKYVMTTVGNKLDVDYGRDIARRGVQLIVYGTDADLFVDAIRRLQGMKA encoded by the coding sequence ATGCAAACCGGAAACAAAGTACGCAAGCTGCTCGCCGAAGGCCGGGCCGTCACGGGCATGATCCTCTTCACCGGCAGCCCGATGATGATCGAGATGATGGCGGCGGCCGAAGTCGATTTCGTCATCATCGACATGGAGCACAGCGCGCTCGACCTCGACCGCGCCGCGCACTGCATACGCGCGGCCGATGCGGCCGGCGTCACGCCGTTCGTGCGCGTGCCCGAAGTCGACGCGGCGCTCATCAAGAAGCTGCTCAACCTCGGCTGCGCGGGGATCGCGCTGCCTCACGCGAACCGCTCGAATTGCCTGGCATTGCTCTCCGCGATGCGCTACGCGCCGCTCGGCGAGCGCGGCGCGTGTCCGATGGTGCGCGCGGCGGGCTACTCGCGCGGCGACTGGAGCGCGTACGCCCATCGCGCGAACACCGAGACGATGGCGATTCCCCTGCTGGAAGACGAAGCGAGCATCGCGGACTTCGACGCGCTGGCGGCGATGCCCGGGCTCGACGTCTATTTCGTCGGCCCGACCGACCTCGCGATCTCGCTCGGCGTCCCCGGCGCGACCTTCGACGAGCCGAAGATGCGCGCGGCGCTGGAGAAGGTCGTCGCCGCGGCGAAGCGCCACGGCAAATACGTGATGACCACCGTCGGCAACAAGCTCGACGTCGACTACGGCCGCGACATCGCCAGGCGCGGCGTGCAGCTCATCGTCTACGGCACCGACGCGGACCTCTTCGTCGACGCCATCCGGCGGCTGCAGGGGATGAAGGCGTAA
- a CDS encoding YdiU family protein — protein sequence MNSLTLRPLDALAFENTLVSALPADPVLHNMPRQVRHAAYSRVEPTPVREPRLLAWSDAVGAMLGLAHPESATGLEAKVLAGNTVLPGMQPYAARYGGHQFGHWAGQLGDGRAITLAEVIGADGGRYELQLKGAGRTPYSRTADGRAVLRSSVREFMCSEAMHWLGVPTTRALSLVGTGEAVVRDMFYDGNPAPEPGAVVCRVAPTFVRFGNFQILAAQQETELLKQLADYVIATHYPQLGAPSPEVYTRWFEEICRRTGRLMAEWMRVGFVHGVMNTDNMSILGVTIDYGPYGWLEGYEPAWTPNTTDAQGRRYCYGNQPQIGLWNVVQLANALIPLVGAKEPLEEALGAYGETYTDEWRRMLSEKFGIAALEGEEDDKLVNDGFELLQDVETDMTLFFRLLPTVPLDAADDAALVEPLRRAYYADDAFEPEHVARTAAWMRRYAARVKRDGVDSAARIERMNRANPKYVLRNYLAQLAIDALEQDDASVLERLMRVLQNPYDEQPENDDLAERRPEWARNRAGCSALS from the coding sequence ATGAACTCTCTCACCCTCCGTCCGCTCGACGCGCTCGCGTTCGAGAACACCCTCGTCTCCGCGCTGCCGGCCGACCCGGTGCTGCACAACATGCCGCGGCAGGTGCGGCACGCGGCCTACAGCCGTGTCGAGCCGACACCGGTGCGCGAGCCGAGGCTGCTCGCGTGGTCGGACGCGGTCGGCGCGATGCTCGGCCTGGCGCATCCCGAATCGGCGACCGGCCTCGAAGCGAAAGTGCTCGCCGGCAACACCGTGCTGCCCGGCATGCAGCCGTATGCCGCGCGTTATGGCGGACACCAGTTCGGCCACTGGGCCGGACAGCTCGGCGACGGGCGCGCGATCACGCTCGCCGAAGTGATCGGCGCCGACGGCGGCCGTTACGAGCTCCAGCTGAAAGGCGCCGGCCGCACGCCGTATTCGCGCACCGCCGACGGGCGGGCGGTGCTGCGCTCCTCGGTGCGCGAGTTCATGTGCTCCGAGGCGATGCACTGGCTCGGCGTGCCGACGACCCGCGCGCTGTCGCTCGTCGGCACCGGCGAAGCGGTCGTGCGCGACATGTTCTACGACGGCAATCCCGCGCCCGAGCCCGGTGCGGTGGTGTGCCGCGTCGCGCCGACGTTCGTCCGCTTCGGCAACTTCCAGATCCTCGCCGCGCAACAGGAAACCGAGCTCCTCAAACAGCTCGCCGATTACGTCATCGCCACGCATTACCCGCAGCTCGGCGCGCCCTCGCCCGAGGTCTACACGCGCTGGTTCGAGGAGATCTGCCGGCGCACCGGCCGCCTCATGGCCGAGTGGATGCGCGTGGGCTTCGTGCACGGCGTGATGAACACCGACAACATGTCGATCCTCGGGGTCACCATCGACTACGGCCCGTACGGCTGGCTCGAAGGCTACGAGCCCGCGTGGACGCCGAACACCACCGACGCGCAGGGCCGCCGCTACTGCTACGGCAACCAGCCGCAGATCGGGCTGTGGAACGTGGTGCAGCTCGCGAACGCGCTCATCCCGCTCGTCGGCGCGAAAGAGCCTTTGGAAGAAGCGCTGGGCGCGTACGGCGAGACGTACACCGACGAATGGCGGCGCATGCTTTCGGAGAAATTCGGGATCGCGGCGCTCGAAGGCGAAGAAGACGACAAGCTCGTCAACGACGGCTTCGAGCTCCTGCAGGACGTCGAGACCGACATGACGCTTTTCTTCCGGCTGCTGCCGACGGTGCCGCTCGACGCCGCCGACGACGCGGCGCTGGTCGAGCCGCTGCGCCGCGCCTATTACGCCGACGACGCGTTCGAGCCCGAGCACGTCGCGCGCACCGCCGCGTGGATGCGGCGCTACGCGGCGCGCGTGAAGCGCGACGGCGTCGACAGCGCCGCGCGCATCGAGCGCATGAATCGCGCGAATCCGAAGTACGTGCTGCGCAACTACCTCGCCCAACTGGCGATCGACGCGCTGGAGCAGGACGACGCTTCGGTGCTCGAGCGGTTGATGCGCGTGCTTCAGAACCCCTACGACGAGCAGCCCGAGAACGACGACCTCGCCGAGCGAAGACCGGAGTGGGCGCGCAATCGCGCCGGCTGCTCGGCGCTGTCCTGA
- a CDS encoding CheR family methyltransferase, translated as MAKRGDERWARVCETVVEATGLHFPRERHDDLRRGIAASARELGFDDADACVEWLAAASLTTAQVEILASHITVGETYFFRDGGAYDALRESLLGDTLRGGGGRRLRIWSAACCTGEEAYSLAIMLRETVPDLPEWDVRILATDINPRFLEKAAAATYGEWSFRSEPPGLRARYFRRTADGRYAVAPEIRAMVKFAPLNLAAYGSYPSPLTDTHAMDVIFCRNALMYFAPQPMRRVIDRLHDALVPGGWLAVAPSETSAALFERFTPVNRRGSLLYRRPLAPIDSSPVPPRRAPAPRAAHAPDSVVSCAERARLHADLGEHEQGLAWCDRWAAADLLDPEAHYLRAAILFELERHDEARSALQRSLFLQPDFVLAHYALGSLAARCGDQGSARRHYVNALHLLSRREVDELVPGSDGLSTGRLAETIGAILATASGRDE; from the coding sequence ATGGCGAAGCGCGGCGATGAACGCTGGGCGCGCGTGTGCGAGACGGTCGTCGAAGCGACGGGCCTGCACTTCCCGCGCGAGCGCCACGACGATCTGCGCCGTGGTATCGCGGCCAGCGCACGCGAGCTGGGGTTCGACGACGCCGACGCATGCGTCGAGTGGCTCGCCGCGGCGTCGCTCACGACCGCGCAGGTCGAGATACTCGCGAGCCACATCACGGTCGGCGAGACTTATTTCTTTCGCGACGGCGGCGCTTACGACGCGCTCAGAGAGTCCCTGCTCGGAGACACGCTCCGCGGAGGCGGCGGCCGTCGGCTGCGCATCTGGAGCGCCGCGTGCTGCACCGGCGAGGAAGCGTATTCGCTCGCGATCATGCTGCGGGAGACCGTGCCCGATCTCCCGGAATGGGATGTGCGGATCCTCGCCACCGACATCAACCCGCGCTTCCTCGAGAAAGCCGCCGCGGCGACCTACGGGGAATGGTCGTTCCGCTCCGAGCCGCCCGGCCTCAGAGCACGCTATTTCCGCCGGACCGCGGACGGACGCTACGCCGTGGCCCCCGAGATCAGGGCGATGGTGAAGTTCGCGCCGCTGAACCTCGCCGCGTACGGGTCTTATCCGTCGCCGCTCACCGACACCCATGCGATGGACGTCATCTTCTGCCGCAACGCGCTCATGTACTTCGCCCCGCAGCCGATGCGCCGGGTGATCGACCGGCTGCACGACGCTCTCGTGCCGGGCGGCTGGCTGGCGGTCGCGCCGAGCGAGACGTCGGCCGCGTTGTTCGAGCGATTCACTCCGGTCAACCGCCGCGGGTCGCTGCTCTACCGCCGACCGCTCGCACCGATCGACAGCTCGCCGGTCCCGCCCCGCCGTGCGCCCGCGCCGCGCGCGGCGCATGCACCCGATAGCGTCGTGTCGTGCGCCGAGCGCGCGCGGCTGCACGCCGATCTCGGCGAGCACGAGCAGGGGCTCGCGTGGTGCGACCGATGGGCCGCGGCCGACCTGCTCGATCCGGAGGCGCACTACCTGCGCGCGGCGATTCTCTTCGAGCTGGAGCGCCACGACGAAGCCAGAAGCGCGCTGCAGCGATCGTTGTTTCTGCAGCCCGACTTCGTGCTCGCGCATTACGCGCTGGGCAGCCTGGCTGCGCGCTGCGGCGACCAGGGGAGCGCACGCCGCCATTACGTCAATGCGCTGCACCTGCTGAGCCGCCGCGAAGTCGACGAGCTCGTTCCCGGTTCCGACGGGCTCAGCACCGGCCGGCTCGCCGAGACGATCGGCGCGATCCTGGCGACCGCGAGCGGCCGCGATGAATGA
- a CDS encoding tripartite tricarboxylate transporter substrate-binding protein, protein MVRTLLAASLLALPLLTAAAATEKTTFPQRPVRLLVPYAPGGATDIIARQLAAKLNDVWGVGVVVDNRSGASGNIALEVAAKASPDGYTLMVGNVSTNAINETTFSKTLSIKPSRDLTGVTNLIELPHVYAVPPTLPAASLREFIELARKQPGKLNYGSAGLGTYPHLDVARFAKAAKIELVHVPYKTGGAGMLTGILQNEVQLVMINLASSIASIRAGRMKALATTWPTRRPELPDVPTMTEAGFPGIGTNAWNGLFAPARVPKPLLNRIHATVVKTMETQEMKDQLAKSLMSVVVNKSPAEFQRFIEDEVKKWSRVVVENDIKVE, encoded by the coding sequence ATGGTTCGCACGCTGCTCGCCGCATCACTGCTCGCCCTGCCGCTCCTCACCGCCGCGGCCGCCACGGAGAAGACGACCTTCCCGCAGCGCCCGGTGCGCCTCCTCGTGCCGTACGCGCCGGGCGGCGCCACCGACATCATCGCGCGGCAGCTCGCCGCGAAGCTCAACGACGTCTGGGGTGTGGGCGTGGTCGTCGACAACCGCTCGGGCGCGTCGGGCAACATCGCGCTGGAAGTGGCCGCGAAAGCCTCGCCCGACGGCTACACGCTGATGGTGGGCAACGTCTCGACGAACGCGATCAACGAGACCACGTTCTCGAAGACCCTGTCGATCAAGCCGTCGCGCGATCTCACCGGCGTCACCAATCTGATCGAGCTGCCGCACGTGTATGCCGTGCCGCCTACGCTGCCGGCGGCGAGCCTCAGGGAGTTCATCGAGCTCGCGCGCAAGCAGCCGGGCAAGCTCAACTACGGCTCGGCGGGCCTCGGCACCTATCCGCACCTCGACGTCGCGCGCTTCGCCAAAGCGGCGAAGATCGAGCTCGTCCACGTGCCGTACAAGACCGGCGGCGCGGGCATGCTGACGGGCATCCTCCAGAACGAGGTGCAGCTCGTCATGATCAACCTCGCGTCGAGCATCGCCTCGATACGCGCCGGCCGCATGAAGGCGCTGGCGACGACGTGGCCGACGCGCCGGCCGGAGCTTCCCGACGTGCCGACCATGACCGAGGCGGGCTTCCCCGGCATCGGCACCAACGCATGGAACGGCCTCTTCGCGCCCGCCAGGGTGCCGAAGCCTCTGCTCAACCGGATTCACGCCACCGTGGTCAAAACGATGGAGACGCAGGAGATGAAGGATCAGCTCGCGAAGAGCCTGATGTCGGTCGTGGTCAACAAGTCGCCCGCCGAGTTCCAGCGCTTCATCGAAGACGAAGTGAAGAAGTGGTCGCGCGTGGTGGTCGAGAACGACATCAAGGTCGAATAA
- a CDS encoding chemotaxis protein CheW — MRMTETIRAVMFVLDERRYALPLADVERIVRAVDVVPLPGSPHLVLGIIDVSGHVLPVISLRRRFSLADREIDVADQFLIAATAARPVALVIDEAAGVIECEPDAVAAPASIGPGMEAFQGAVRLKDGLVLIHDLTKLLTLDESRELEAALGSHGEARR, encoded by the coding sequence ATGCGCATGACAGAAACGATACGTGCAGTGATGTTCGTGCTCGACGAGCGGCGTTATGCGCTGCCGCTCGCCGACGTCGAGCGCATCGTGCGTGCCGTCGACGTGGTTCCCCTCCCCGGCTCGCCGCACCTGGTGCTCGGCATCATCGACGTGAGCGGACACGTGCTGCCCGTGATCAGCCTGAGGCGGAGGTTTTCGCTCGCCGATCGTGAGATCGACGTCGCGGACCAGTTTCTCATCGCGGCCACGGCCGCGCGGCCGGTCGCGCTGGTGATCGACGAGGCCGCGGGTGTCATCGAGTGCGAGCCCGATGCCGTCGCGGCGCCGGCGTCGATCGGGCCGGGTATGGAGGCTTTCCAGGGCGCGGTCAGGCTGAAGGACGGCCTGGTGCTGATCCACGATCTGACGAAGCTGCTGACGCTCGACGAGAGTCGCGAGCTCGAGGCGGCGCTGGGCAGCCATGGCGAAGCGCGGCGATGA
- a CDS encoding methyl-accepting chemotaxis protein: MNGSIQWGVGARIGLGFGFVLAIFTGVGIVSYYTTSQLIETSDARQLTYELLNGLGQIELHTVEMQNALRGYAVIGDEKQLEGYRVALEKTETALRNAKTLADSDPRQRQHFDQFETIVRTRLARGEQTLAAMRQKGPAAAAELIRSVNESGGGATVTLRAALDQLEAEGRRILKERSDKTDADAHLSRWVMSLGTLAAVVLSALAAFLIARGISRPLRQLTEVAEAITGGNLDVKFEVSARADEVGVLSRAFDRMTKALRRMATMAEQIAAGDLRMRIEPQSADDVLGHAFVRMSENLREQIGALVESANVLGTAANEIVASTSQLAASASEAAAAVSETTTTVEEVRQTAQISTQKAKLVSDSAQSAAQNSRSGSKSAEDVAAGMQRISVQMEGIAASMMRLSEQGQAIGQIMASVEDLAAQSNLLAVNAAIEAAKAGEHGKGFGVVAQEVKSLAEQSRQATHQVRAILGDIQKATASAVMATEEGAKAVSAGTRQTELAGGAIQALTVSVSDAAQAATQIAASSQQQLVGVDQVAAAMDSIKRASAQNVASAKQLENAARNLNDLGQRVKHMIDRYQV, encoded by the coding sequence ATGAACGGTTCAATCCAGTGGGGAGTCGGCGCAAGAATCGGCCTCGGCTTCGGGTTCGTGCTCGCGATATTCACCGGAGTGGGCATCGTCTCCTACTACACGACGAGCCAGCTCATCGAGACGTCGGACGCGCGGCAGCTGACGTACGAGCTGCTCAACGGGCTCGGGCAGATCGAGCTGCACACCGTGGAGATGCAGAACGCGCTTCGCGGCTACGCGGTCATCGGCGACGAGAAACAGCTCGAGGGCTATCGGGTCGCCCTCGAGAAGACCGAAACCGCGCTGCGCAACGCGAAGACCCTCGCCGACAGCGATCCGCGCCAGCGGCAGCACTTCGACCAGTTCGAGACGATCGTCAGAACCCGTCTCGCGCGCGGCGAGCAGACGCTGGCTGCGATGCGTCAGAAGGGACCCGCGGCCGCGGCCGAGCTGATCCGCAGCGTCAACGAGTCGGGCGGCGGCGCCACCGTCACCCTGCGCGCGGCGCTCGACCAGCTGGAAGCCGAAGGCCGGCGCATCCTCAAGGAGCGCAGCGACAAGACGGACGCGGACGCCCACCTCTCGAGGTGGGTCATGTCGCTGGGCACGCTCGCGGCGGTGGTGCTGTCGGCGCTGGCGGCATTCCTGATCGCACGCGGCATCTCGCGTCCGCTGCGCCAGCTCACCGAGGTCGCCGAAGCCATCACGGGGGGCAACCTCGACGTCAAGTTCGAGGTGAGCGCGCGCGCCGATGAGGTCGGGGTGCTCTCGCGCGCGTTCGATCGCATGACCAAAGCGTTGCGCAGGATGGCGACCATGGCCGAGCAGATCGCCGCCGGCGACCTGCGCATGCGCATCGAGCCGCAATCGGCCGACGACGTGCTGGGGCACGCGTTCGTGCGGATGAGCGAGAACCTGCGCGAGCAGATAGGCGCGCTCGTCGAAAGCGCGAACGTGCTCGGCACCGCCGCGAACGAGATCGTCGCCTCGACGAGCCAGCTGGCGGCGAGCGCGAGCGAAGCGGCCGCCGCGGTGAGCGAGACGACGACCACGGTCGAAGAGGTGCGGCAGACGGCGCAGATCTCGACCCAGAAGGCGAAACTGGTTTCGGACAGCGCCCAGAGCGCCGCACAGAACTCCCGCAGCGGCAGCAAATCCGCGGAAGACGTCGCGGCCGGCATGCAGCGGATCAGCGTGCAGATGGAGGGCATCGCGGCGAGCATGATGCGGCTGTCCGAGCAGGGCCAGGCGATCGGCCAGATCATGGCTTCGGTCGAAGACCTCGCCGCGCAGTCGAACCTGCTGGCGGTCAACGCAGCGATCGAGGCCGCGAAGGCGGGCGAGCACGGCAAGGGATTCGGCGTCGTGGCGCAGGAGGTGAAAAGCCTCGCCGAGCAATCGCGGCAGGCCACGCACCAGGTCCGCGCGATCCTCGGCGACATCCAGAAGGCGACCGCGAGCGCGGTGATGGCCACCGAGGAAGGTGCGAAAGCGGTCTCTGCGGGCACCCGTCAGACCGAGCTCGCCGGCGGTGCGATACAGGCGTTGACCGTCAGCGTCAGCGACGCCGCGCAGGCCGCGACGCAGATCGCGGCGTCGAGCCAGCAGCAGCTCGTCGGCGTCGACCAGGTCGCCGCGGCGATGGACAGCATCAAGCGCGCGAGCGCGCAGAACGTGGCGAGCGCCAAGCAGCTCGAGAACGCGGCGCGCAACCTGAACGACCTCGGCCAGCGGGTCAAGCACATGATCGACCGCTACCAGGTCTAG
- a CDS encoding tripartite tricarboxylate transporter substrate binding protein: MKVLKLFAASALALAVSSAFAQSYPSKTIRLISPFAPGGGADITARALAMKLTAALGQQVVVDNRGGAGGLVGVELATKAPADGYTIVLGTIGNIAVAPSLYSKMPYDPQKDLVPIGQTANALNVLVVHPSLPAKTVKEFIAVAKQHPGQLLFGSSGAGAADHLAGELFNTMAGVKMVHVPYKGGAPAMLDLVAGQVQLVFSTVSTAIGSIQAKRIRPIAMAGNQRYERLPEIPTIAEGGLKGFEANNWYGFFAPAGTPREIIARLNAETTKALAMADVKTRLLDSGIIATPSTPEQFAGYIKSETAKWAKVVKAAHIKAD, encoded by the coding sequence ATGAAAGTCCTCAAGCTCTTCGCCGCGAGCGCGCTCGCGCTCGCCGTTTCCTCCGCTTTCGCTCAGTCGTATCCGTCGAAGACGATACGCCTCATCAGCCCTTTCGCCCCCGGCGGCGGCGCGGACATCACCGCCCGCGCGCTCGCCATGAAGCTCACGGCCGCACTGGGGCAGCAGGTCGTCGTCGACAACCGCGGCGGCGCCGGCGGGCTGGTCGGCGTCGAGCTCGCGACCAAGGCGCCGGCCGACGGTTACACCATCGTGCTCGGCACCATCGGCAACATCGCCGTCGCGCCGAGCCTCTATTCCAAGATGCCTTACGACCCGCAGAAAGATCTGGTGCCCATCGGACAGACCGCGAACGCGCTGAACGTCCTCGTGGTGCATCCCTCGCTGCCGGCTAAGACGGTGAAGGAATTCATCGCGGTCGCCAAGCAGCACCCGGGGCAGCTCCTGTTCGGCTCGTCGGGCGCGGGCGCGGCGGACCATCTCGCGGGCGAGCTCTTCAACACCATGGCGGGCGTGAAGATGGTGCACGTCCCCTACAAGGGGGGCGCGCCGGCGATGCTCGACCTCGTCGCGGGCCAGGTGCAGCTCGTGTTCTCCACCGTGTCCACGGCGATCGGCTCGATCCAGGCCAAGCGCATCCGCCCGATCGCGATGGCGGGCAACCAGCGCTACGAGCGCCTGCCGGAAATCCCGACGATCGCCGAAGGCGGCCTGAAAGGATTCGAAGCGAACAACTGGTACGGCTTCTTCGCGCCGGCCGGAACGCCGCGCGAGATCATCGCGCGCCTGAACGCCGAGACCACCAAAGCGCTGGCGATGGCCGACGTGAAGACGCGCCTCCTCGACTCCGGCATCATCGCCACGCCCAGCACGCCCGAGCAGTTCGCGGGTTACATCAAGTCCGAGACGGCGAAGTGGGCGAAGGTGGTGAAAGCCGCCCACATCAAGGCTGATTGA
- a CDS encoding response regulator, whose translation MSHDDEAFLEELRATFLVEAREHLQTMSSGLLGLEKASGAAAARDIVEAVFRAAHSLKGAARAVDLARAESLCETLEDVFAGWKQRGADLDAASLDAAHRKLEALARAVEEARAAAPPVEAPPPAQTPSPPQEPTRPPAEAAPALADAEIRETVRIPVHKLEARLRDAQELLSIKLAAAQRVTDLQALGERLAAWRDTWAQLDPDVRQLRQPRADTQEGPALARFFEFVESGRHTVKSIEDGLAAIRHAAERDRHAAGRLIDGLLEESKTLLLLPFATISASFPKLVRDLSREQGKAVNFTILGDDVEIDRRILEEVKDPIIHLLRNTIDHGVESPQARARAGKPERATVTLTVSRVNGSKVELRLSDDGAGIDTVRVRESAVRNGVLPAHDAERLTEERTQALIFESAVSTRSSVTAVSGRGLGLAIVREKAEKLGGSVSVESRPGAGTAFRLVVPGTMATFRGVLVEAAGQVLVVPIAQVERVSRAKPDDVKSVEGRDTVSFDGRAVALAHLADVLDLPLAQRAAPPAAGLPVVVLASGEQRIAFGVDAVRGEQDLLLKPFSRPLVRVRNVAALTVLGSGAIAPVLNVSDLFKSARRLSVAIARPEPSTQPTMSESKSILVAEDSITSRMLLKTILEAAGYKVRLAVDGMDALTLLRTEHFDLLVSDVEMPRLNGFDLTARVRADRRLSALPVILVTALATREDRERGVEAGANAYIVKGNFDQSDLRSAVARLIQER comes from the coding sequence ATGAGCCACGACGACGAGGCGTTCCTCGAGGAATTGCGCGCGACGTTTCTGGTCGAAGCGCGCGAACACCTGCAGACGATGTCCAGCGGCCTCCTCGGGCTGGAGAAAGCGTCCGGGGCGGCCGCAGCGCGCGACATCGTGGAAGCCGTGTTTCGCGCGGCGCACAGCCTGAAAGGCGCCGCACGGGCCGTGGACCTCGCGCGCGCCGAGTCGCTCTGCGAAACGCTCGAAGACGTCTTTGCCGGATGGAAGCAGCGCGGCGCCGATCTCGATGCCGCCTCGCTCGACGCGGCCCACCGCAAGCTCGAAGCGCTCGCGCGCGCAGTGGAGGAAGCCCGCGCCGCGGCGCCGCCTGTCGAGGCGCCTCCCCCGGCGCAGACGCCCTCGCCGCCGCAGGAACCGACGCGCCCCCCCGCCGAGGCGGCGCCGGCCCTGGCCGATGCCGAGATCCGGGAGACCGTGCGCATCCCGGTGCACAAGCTCGAGGCGCGGCTGCGCGACGCGCAGGAGCTGCTCTCGATCAAGCTCGCGGCCGCGCAGCGCGTGACCGACCTGCAGGCGCTCGGCGAGCGTCTCGCGGCGTGGCGTGATACGTGGGCGCAACTCGATCCCGACGTGCGGCAGCTGCGGCAGCCGAGAGCCGACACTCAGGAAGGCCCGGCGCTGGCCCGCTTCTTCGAGTTCGTCGAATCGGGACGGCACACGGTCAAGTCGATCGAAGACGGGCTCGCCGCGATACGCCATGCGGCCGAACGCGACCGGCACGCCGCAGGCAGACTGATCGACGGCCTGCTGGAGGAATCCAAGACGTTGCTGCTGCTGCCGTTCGCAACGATCTCGGCGTCGTTCCCCAAGCTCGTGCGCGACCTTTCGCGCGAGCAGGGCAAAGCGGTGAATTTCACGATTCTCGGGGACGACGTCGAGATCGACCGGCGCATCCTGGAAGAGGTCAAGGACCCGATCATCCACCTGCTGCGCAATACGATCGACCATGGGGTCGAATCGCCGCAGGCCCGCGCGCGCGCGGGCAAGCCCGAGCGCGCGACCGTCACGCTGACGGTCTCGCGCGTCAACGGAAGCAAAGTGGAGCTGCGCCTGTCCGACGACGGCGCCGGCATCGACACGGTCAGGGTGCGGGAGTCCGCCGTGCGCAACGGCGTCCTCCCGGCGCACGACGCCGAGCGTCTGACCGAGGAGCGGACACAGGCGCTGATCTTCGAGTCGGCGGTATCGACCCGATCGTCGGTGACCGCGGTCTCGGGTCGCGGTCTCGGGCTGGCCATCGTCCGCGAAAAAGCCGAGAAGCTCGGCGGCAGCGTGAGCGTCGAGAGCCGGCCCGGCGCAGGCACTGCTTTCCGGCTGGTCGTTCCCGGCACGATGGCGACGTTCCGCGGAGTACTCGTCGAGGCCGCGGGCCAGGTGCTCGTCGTGCCGATCGCGCAGGTCGAGCGCGTGTCGCGCGCGAAGCCGGACGACGTGAAAAGCGTCGAGGGACGCGACACCGTGTCGTTCGACGGCAGGGCCGTCGCCCTGGCGCACCTCGCCGACGTGCTCGATCTGCCGCTCGCTCAGCGCGCCGCGCCGCCGGCGGCCGGACTACCGGTCGTGGTGCTCGCCAGCGGCGAGCAGCGGATCGCGTTCGGCGTGGATGCGGTCAGGGGCGAGCAGGACCTGCTGCTGAAGCCTTTCTCCAGGCCGCTGGTGCGCGTGCGCAACGTCGCCGCCCTGACGGTGCTCGGGTCGGGCGCGATCGCACCGGTGCTCAACGTGAGCGATCTCTTCAAGTCGGCGCGCCGGCTGTCTGTCGCGATCGCGCGACCCGAACCCTCCACCCAGCCGACGATGAGCGAGAGCAAGTCGATACTCGTCGCCGAAGACTCGATCACTTCGCGCATGCTGCTGAAGACCATCCTCGAGGCCGCGGGGTACAAGGTCAGGCTCGCGGTCGACGGCATGGACGCGCTGACGCTGCTGCGCACCGAGCACTTCGATCTCCTCGTCTCCGACGTCGAGATGCCGCGGC